Part of the Oncorhynchus kisutch isolate 150728-3 linkage group LG2, Okis_V2, whole genome shotgun sequence genome, GAGTCTGGACGCAAGGTTCAGAAAGGGAACATCGGTGCCGCAAAGGTAAAGATGACGCACTTCTCCGACTTCCCCTTCCCCCATAATTTTCTTTCTGATGTTTGCTGAAACATGAGAAATTCCTGCAGCCTTACGAAGTCTAATTTTACAGGCAATAGCAGATGTCATCAGAACATGCCTGGGACCAAGAGCCATGATGAAGGTTTGTACCAAAACACAATTCCTGGCCCTTAGACACTTCAATCCCAAAGTGACGCCAAAATAGAACTGTCTTAACCGTTCCCCATCTATTAACAGATGCTGCTAGACCCCATGGGCGGCATTGTCATGACCAACGATGGCAACGCCATCCTCCGCGAGGTGAGGTTACTGCACTACATTTCCCATCAGCACCCTTGCACTGCTTTGGAAGATGGTGAATGTAAACAAATGCAGGTCTGTTCAAGTTACTTTTCCTGTAAACAAACACAGATCCAAGTGCAGCACCCGGCAGCCAAGTCCATGATTGAGATCAGCCGCACCCAGGATGAGGAGGTGGGAGACGGCACCACGTCAGTCATCATCCTCGGTAAGTGGCTTGGTAGTGGAAGTATTTCATTTCACTCGATTGACATGGAAATGACTGAGATCCAGTCAACCTCTTCAACATAGTGAATGTATCCTTTTGAGCTTCAGGCTATTTAGGATTGGATGTTGTGGCACTCCTACTCAGAGGGCCCATGTCGATTCTTATGCATCATCAATCGTCCTCTAAGCATCGTACTGTGTGCACATTTTAAAACAGCTCTTGGTTAACATTCTTTTTCAATCTTTGGTCTGTCTCTAGCTGGAGAGATGCTGTCTGTAGCAGAGCAGTTCTTGGAGCAGCAGATGCACCCCACAGTCATCATTAGTGCCTACAGACACGCCCTGGACGACATGCTCGACATGCTCAAAGACATCAGGTATAGATTGCATACACTTACACACTTACTGATGAACACCCAATTGCATTCACTTACACACACAATTCTCCCTCGCAAACTTGTACACTCAGTTCTATTGACCGACTGTCTTTGTTCCCTCCCAGCACCCCGGTGGATGTGAATGACAGGGCACAGATGCTGAAGATCATCAACTCTGCCATCTGCACCAAGGCCTTGAGCCGTTGGTCTACCATGGCGTGTAATATTGCCCTGGACGCCGTGCGCACTGTGGAGTTGGAGGAGCACGGACGCAAGGAAATCAACATTAAGCTGTACGCTAAAGTGGAGAAGGTGAGCTTTAACGTTTGCGTGTATGTGTTAAATGTCTTGCAGTTACAAGATTGACATCAGTGACAAAGGTGTGGTCATTGGTAAAGTGACACCAGGTTGGTTGATTCCTCGTGGTTTTGCTATGGTTATAGGTGCCTGGTGGCTTCATTGAGGACTCATGTGTGCTAAAAGGCGTGATGGTCAACAAGGACGTCACTCACCCCCGCATGCGCAGAATGATCAAGAACCCCCGCATCATCCTGCTGGACTGCTCCCTGGAGTACAAGAAGGGCGAGAGCCAGGTATTGAAAACGCGTGTACAGTCATCCACACATGCAGTATAAGCATAACAGTAGCAGGTACTAGCCAATAAATGTGTTCCTATGCAGACTGACATTGAGATCACACGTGAGGAAGACTTTTCCAGGATCCTTCAGATGGAGGAAGAGTATATCCAGACGATCTGTGAAGACATCATCCGCCTCAAGCCAGACCTCATCTTCACTGAGAAGGGCATCTCAGGtactacgcacgcacacacactatgtAAAATTCTCTACAAACTGCTCTTAATCCTCCAAAGCTCCCCCTGCACTGACCAGAGAAACTcatctctccactcatctccccAGACCTGGCACAGCACTATCTGATGAAGGCCAACATCACAGCCATCCGCCGTGTCAGAAAGACTGACAACAACcgcatttcaaggtaaggtcaATTCCACACAGTATTCTGAAGATATGATGACTATTCATCCTTTTAAATAGTCTGTTAACGGACCATTAACGCTGATATCATTATCCTCCTTCTCAGGGCATGTGGGGCTCGCATCGCCAGCCGTACAGACGAGCTGCGTGAGGAGGACGTGGGAACCGGCGCCGGCCTGTTTGAGATCAAGAAGATTGGAGACGAGTACTTCACCTTCGTCACAGAGTGCAAAGACCCCAAAGCCTGCACCATCCTGCTGAGAGGAGCCAGCAAAGAGATACTGGCTGTACGTAACAAGTTACCCCTCATGCACAAAGACTATAGCAAGATGTCTCCGTTACGGCAGAAGCAGCTCAGTCAGGCAGACCGTAACCAGACAGAATGAATGATCCTCATGGTGTGCTATCACTCTCAATGCTTCATTGTGGATCCAAACAAagtgttgtttctctctgtcccttaGGAGGTGGAGCGCAACTTGCAGGATGCCATGCAGGTGTGTCGTAACGTGCTACTGGACCCATCTCTACTCCCTGGAGGCGGGGCGGTGGAGATGGCTGTGTCCAAGAGGCTGATGGAGCGTTCCAAGACCCTGACCGGGGTGGAGCAGTGGCCCTACCGTGCCGTGGCCCAGGCCCTGGAGGTTATCCCCCGTACACTCATCCAAAACTGTGGAGCATCCACCATTCGCGTGCTCACCTCTCTCAGGGTACGTGTGTGtttactctaaaatgtgcacctTTGTCATTTTGTTGGGCACAGCAGAATCGTTGTATTAATCTTACCCTCTGTAGGCCAAGCACACCCTGGAGGCCTGTGCATCATGGGGTGTGAACGGAGAGACTGGCACCTTGGCAGACATGATGGAGCTAGGCATCTGTGAGCCACTGGCTGTGAAGGCCCAGACTTACAAGACTGCTGTGGAGGTAAGAGGGGCCAGTGGGCTGCTGTTGAAAGTGATCATGTCAAATATATCTGCCACAAATGCTTGAAAgtttacaatattttttttaaaggcatggACGAATTCTGTGTTACCTTGTCTGTTGT contains:
- the LOC109908076 gene encoding T-complex protein 1 subunit gamma-like isoform X2, encoding MMGRPIVVLSQNMKRESGRKVQKGNIGAAKAIADVIRTCLGPRAMMKMLLDPMGGIVMTNDGNAILREIQVQHPAAKSMIEISRTQDEEVGDGTTSVIILAGEMLSVAEQFLEQQMHPTVIISAYRHALDDMLDMLKDISTPVDVNDRAQMLKIINSAICTKALSRWSTMACNIALDAVRTVELEEHGRKEINIKLYAKVEKVPGGFIEDSCVLKGVMVNKDVTHPRMRRMIKNPRIILLDCSLEYKKGESQTDIEITREEDFSRILQMEEEYIQTICEDIIRLKPDLIFTEKGISDLAQHYLMKANITAIRRVRKTDNNRISRACGARIASRTDELREEDVGTGAGLFEIKKIGDEYFTFVTECKDPKACTILLRGASKEILAEVERNLQDAMQVCRNVLLDPSLLPGGGAVEMAVSKRLMERSKTLTGVEQWPYRAVAQALEVIPRTLIQNCGASTIRVLTSLRAKHTLEACASWGVNGETGTLADMMELGICEPLAVKAQTYKTAVETAILLLRIDDIVSGIKKKGDDQAGGGQGAE
- the LOC109908076 gene encoding T-complex protein 1 subunit gamma-like isoform X1, which codes for MMGRPIVVLSQNMKRESGRKVQKGNIGAAKAIADVIRTCLGPRAMMKMLLDPMGGIVMTNDGNAILREVRLLHYISHQHPCTALEDGECKQMQVCSSYFSCKQTQIQVQHPAAKSMIEISRTQDEEVGDGTTSVIILAGEMLSVAEQFLEQQMHPTVIISAYRHALDDMLDMLKDISTPVDVNDRAQMLKIINSAICTKALSRWSTMACNIALDAVRTVELEEHGRKEINIKLYAKVEKVPGGFIEDSCVLKGVMVNKDVTHPRMRRMIKNPRIILLDCSLEYKKGESQTDIEITREEDFSRILQMEEEYIQTICEDIIRLKPDLIFTEKGISDLAQHYLMKANITAIRRVRKTDNNRISRACGARIASRTDELREEDVGTGAGLFEIKKIGDEYFTFVTECKDPKACTILLRGASKEILAEVERNLQDAMQVCRNVLLDPSLLPGGGAVEMAVSKRLMERSKTLTGVEQWPYRAVAQALEVIPRTLIQNCGASTIRVLTSLRAKHTLEACASWGVNGETGTLADMMELGICEPLAVKAQTYKTAVETAILLLRIDDIVSGIKKKGDDQAGGGQGAE